AGACTTTGTCCTTCTGGAATATGTTTGTATGCCACAAGGACATGCCAGATGAATTAGCCTACCAGATAACAAAGACAGTTTTTGAACACCTTGACATACTCCAAAAATCGGTCGCCGCGGCTAAAGACACCACGCTTAAGAACGCTTTGCTCTACTACGGAGGCACCATACCCTATCACCCCGGCGCGCTCCGCTACTACAAGGAGGTTGGGGCTCTAAAGTGATTGAGATATTAGTTTTACTGAATAACACATTAATTTTTTCTTATAAAATATATACAATACAGATTTATTTTGTAAATTCTGTAACATTGTCACCTGTGATTCTCAATTTTGACGTATCGCCAGACGGCTTCGTGCCCTGGATGATGACAGATGAAAAAACTTATGACTACTACACATCTGGGCTGTACCAACTGGGTAGCGTAGCGATTTCTACAAGATTAAATAGAGTATATTTCTGTAGCTCGCTAGAATATGACGTTGCAATTCGTATAGATAGTGGAGTGATTAAGTTTAAACGTATAAAAGACTGCCTAATAGCGGTTATATGGAGAAGTCAAAGCTTCTCCAGTACTATCTGGCAGTTGCCTCTGTTTACCACCTCTACCTATTCTTCCACCCATACACTCCCCTAAGCTATGTAGCCAGGATACCAATTTTTGACCTCACTCAGGTCGTTAGAGCTACGCACGTGTGGTTTATAGTCACCGCTGGGTATCTCCACTCATATGTATATCCGCCGCGGCCATCCCCATTCGCAGGGTATTTAATAGCGGTGCTTGCGTTGATACCGACGCTTTACCTAATACCGCATATTGGGCCTCTTGAGATCTTATTCGTGTTCCTCGCCTATATCATAGCCGTGGGGCCGCTGACTGCTAGATACAAGAAGGAACTGGATTTGGTGGGGGCGGCCATGGCGTTCTTGCCGTATGTATATCTAGTCGTTAATTACGAGCAGTTGATTTATAGGGCGGTCACGCCGGAGCCTTGGGATCTAGCAATGGGCTGGGGTCTCACTCTGTTGCTAATGGGCGTGGTTTACAGATTTGTGGGTGGCGTGTTGTCAATACTCGCGTTAATTTTCATGCTTTATAACATGTTTGGCTTCATATTTCCTCCGCCTTGGAAGATACCCGGCTTCGGCGTCGACTTCCTGATTGGCAAAACTTATATCGAGACTGAGGCAGCACTCTTTGGCACCGTCACCGACGTGTCGGTTTCTTACATAGTTTATTTTGCCATATTCGGCGCGTTGCTGTCCTCTCTGAAGCTCGGCGATAAGCTGGCTAGGGGAGTATTTGCGGTATTGGGCAGAAGGCCTCAGAGTGTTGGCCGCGCCGCGGCTATTATGGGCGTTGTGCAGGGCATGGTGTCTGGGTCAGGTGCTGCTGATGCGGCGTATGTAGGCAATGCCTTGAAAGATGCCTTTAGAAAAGCCGGCTATGATGACGTCACAGCCGCTGGGCTTGTGGCTAATGTTGGAACTGTGGCGTTGATCACGCCGCCGATTCTTGGAGCTGTAGCCTTTGTAATGGCTGAGATACTAGCTATACCATACGCTTGGATTATGGTAATGTCAGTACCGGTAATTATACTCTACATAACTTCTATTCTGCTTTATAATGAGTATTACGTCGCAAAGGTTGGTCTGAGAGAGCTGGATATTGAAAAAGAGAGGTTGCTTGACTGGTTTAAAAACGATGGCTGGGCCGGCGTTCTGCCTATCATTTCAGTTCTTGCCATATTGTTTCTAGGCTATACTATCACAGCTGCGGTGGTTATTTCTACAATTATATCAATTATTATAGCGTTTTTTACTAAGACGAAGCCAAGTGGAGGCGCGATTATAGAGGGGCTGGCTAATGGATTTAAACTCCTTATCTCAGTCGGTAGCTCGATAGTCGTGGCCAACTTCATAATGTCTATGGTAGTCGTCTCTGGATTAGGGACTACTTTCTCAGTTTTTCTGATGAATCTCGCGAAGTCTCTCTACGTCGCTCTGTTATTTGTAGCAGTGTTTTCTCTAATACTAGGCATGGGGGTACCGCCGACCGCTACCTATATCACTGCCTCGCTACTGACCGCGCCTGCGGTTATAAGATTCGCCACGGCCTCGGGTATGCCGGAGCAGGCTGCTGTACTCGCTACCCACATGTTCCTGTTTTACTACGCTGTGTTAGCCGACATTACGCCCCCGGTGGGACTCTCAAACTTCGCAGCGGCCTCGGTCTTTGGGACCAATCCAATTGATGTTGGTATAAAAGCCGCCAAGGTGGCGCTTCCTAAGTACATAGTGGTGGCGCTGTTCCTAACAAGCTACGAGTCTACGGCGATTTTAATAATGCCTACTCTACTCACAACCGGCGTACAGTTTACCATAACTATGTTCACTATGAAGATGTTGTTAACGCTAGGTGCTATATGGGCTTTTACAATTGCTAATGTTGGGTGGGTGGCTGGCAGGGATATAGGGACTTTGTATAGATTGCTCGCGCTTTTCACCGGCGTTTTGTTAATCGCGCCGAGCTGGGTGCTGAACGCCGTGGGCGCAGTAGCATTGGCAGTGTTTTACCTATTGGCTAGGTTTAGGTTACTATGAGCAGACCGCTTTCAGGTGTTAGGGTTTTGGATTTCACAGCTGCGATGGCAGGTCCCTTCGCCACTATGCTTTTGGCAGATCTTGGCGCCGACGTGATTAAGATAGAGCCCCCGGAGGGGGATCACGCCAGAGACTGGGGGCCGCCCTCCTATGGGGAGAAGTACAGCGCGTATTTCGCAAGTGTTAACAGAGGTAAGAAGTCTGTTGTTCTAGACTTGAAGAGGAGCGAGGGTAGGGAGGTGGTGTACCGCTTGGTAAAGACGGCGCGTGTAGTTGTGGAAAACTTCAGACCTGGCGTGGCTGAGAAGTTAGGTGTTGATTACAACACATTAAAGAGACACAACCCCAATATTGTCTACTGCTCTATCTCGGGGTTCGGGGAGGGGCCCTATAGGGAGCTACCGGCCTACGATCTAGTGGCTTTGGCTATGTCTGGCTTGATGGACTTAACAGGTGAGCCAGATGGCCCACCTGTAAAATTTGCCGTCCCTATTACCGACATAGCCGCGGGCTTCTACTGTGCCCTAGCGGTGACGGCGGCTGTCCTCAGCAACCTTCATGGTTTCATTGAGATTCCGCTGATAGAGGTAGCGGTTTCGTTACTAACACACCAAGCTGGCTACTACTTCGCCAGTGGGGAGGTGCCAAGGCGCATGGGAAGTGCTCACCCCACCATAGTGCCGTATCAAGCCTTTAAGGCAAAAGACGGATACTTCATACTCGCTGTTGGTAGTGACCATATATGGCGGCGGTTTTGCGATGCAATAGGCAGGCCCGATCTCGCCGAGGACCCGCGCTTCAAGACAAATACGGACAGAGTAAGAAATAGGGAGTTGCTAGTGAAAATACTAGAGCAGTTATTTGCAGATAGGGAGGTTAGTTACTGGGTTAAGTTATTATGGAGTAGCGGGGTCCCAGCGGCTCCGGTGTACAACCTTGCACAAGTTTTTTCAGATCCCCATATGCTTTATAGGGGGGTTGTAATAGAGCGGCGGGGTCCTCACGGCGTAGTAAAGATGTTGAGATCGCCGATAAATACCCACTCCATGGAGGTAGGCAACTACACACCTCCGCCGGCCTTGGGCCAGCACACAGA
The sequence above is drawn from the Pyrobaculum ferrireducens genome and encodes:
- a CDS encoding CaiB/BaiF CoA transferase family protein; this encodes MSRPLSGVRVLDFTAAMAGPFATMLLADLGADVIKIEPPEGDHARDWGPPSYGEKYSAYFASVNRGKKSVVLDLKRSEGREVVYRLVKTARVVVENFRPGVAEKLGVDYNTLKRHNPNIVYCSISGFGEGPYRELPAYDLVALAMSGLMDLTGEPDGPPVKFAVPITDIAAGFYCALAVTAAVLSNLHGFIEIPLIEVAVSLLTHQAGYYFASGEVPRRMGSAHPTIVPYQAFKAKDGYFILAVGSDHIWRRFCDAIGRPDLAEDPRFKTNTDRVRNRELLVKILEQLFADREVSYWVKLLWSSGVPAAPVYNLAQVFSDPHMLYRGVVIERRGPHGVVKMLRSPINTHSMEVGNYTPPPALGQHTEEVLRELGYTDDDIKTLAEKGVIATHKPPP
- a CDS encoding TRAP transporter permease; translated protein: MEKSKLLQYYLAVASVYHLYLFFHPYTPLSYVARIPIFDLTQVVRATHVWFIVTAGYLHSYVYPPRPSPFAGYLIAVLALIPTLYLIPHIGPLEILFVFLAYIIAVGPLTARYKKELDLVGAAMAFLPYVYLVVNYEQLIYRAVTPEPWDLAMGWGLTLLLMGVVYRFVGGVLSILALIFMLYNMFGFIFPPPWKIPGFGVDFLIGKTYIETEAALFGTVTDVSVSYIVYFAIFGALLSSLKLGDKLARGVFAVLGRRPQSVGRAAAIMGVVQGMVSGSGAADAAYVGNALKDAFRKAGYDDVTAAGLVANVGTVALITPPILGAVAFVMAEILAIPYAWIMVMSVPVIILYITSILLYNEYYVAKVGLRELDIEKERLLDWFKNDGWAGVLPIISVLAILFLGYTITAAVVISTIISIIIAFFTKTKPSGGAIIEGLANGFKLLISVGSSIVVANFIMSMVVVSGLGTTFSVFLMNLAKSLYVALLFVAVFSLILGMGVPPTATYITASLLTAPAVIRFATASGMPEQAAVLATHMFLFYYAVLADITPPVGLSNFAAASVFGTNPIDVGIKAAKVALPKYIVVALFLTSYESTAILIMPTLLTTGVQFTITMFTMKMLLTLGAIWAFTIANVGWVAGRDIGTLYRLLALFTGVLLIAPSWVLNAVGAVALAVFYLLARFRLL